A portion of the Toxoplasma gondii ME49 chromosome VIIb, whole genome shotgun sequence genome contains these proteins:
- a CDS encoding tetrahydrofolate dehydrogenase/cyclohydrolase, NAD(P)-binding domain-containing protein (encoded by transcript TGME49_257625), with the protein METTQGETLQATDASLTAAEGRRRQPAPPDDCQVPSCREIAQNILEKVRKGVLALRELGEQRAFAHSSSFSSSSDSSSSASDLRSRASCGSAPPAPSSDSSSLSSLFRRAPSSFCASSGATCRAAEGGLRAACTGGGSEDEERHGDGPEGGCSKASEEGEYPGSSEEGLAEEERVWHAFLERARAPPQLVAVAVGTEDAGAAFLRSQKRAAAASGVCLSLLEFGGSVSLGELREQLRCLDASPEVDGVILLSPVGRTSRVASPSTSVSSPALSSKAVSCPSSSSLSSSSSSSPSSSSSSSPSSSSFSSPPSPSLPYPSSASFVSSPLHGPRSCERRDEESGVEDPQTGFSQTLLAPCPQKDIDCMHPENYGAMAMFRTKRAHDSGEQRPETAPAGEGDSRETASRLASAGSFSFSSSPCGDRHSGAGGGEAKRAAGAEATDSGDRDARKTDKGEANEDREQGEDREQGEDREQGEGREGARRKKDNEDGEERKNGCLLPEIGAESGSGRKRRRLEAVQTESERGTRRRKSLREERREMKRHLRRILRDLEDETAGRLLPFPAPCVALAVLDILKAWDMSLAGAAVAVVGASPRVGQAIALLLLQRQATVCLCHSRTRDLKGILLRSDVIIAAAGSPHLISSDMVRPNAAVIDVGVNVLESSIEKKPVFVSEQDTGERFRQDAGSLQVREGSRVAGEDMGETRPRAECRERGSVAREEKRGPEEGKKAGFTKEMERERVGNEKSTQKRGDPRERQDLEKEQRTTSLGGKPQFGPRAIVVGDVDLDVNRKTKFITPVPQGVGLVTSAVLMRQVLKAKLLQLLRSLQKNEKSEKNGDN; encoded by the exons ATGGAGACAACACAGGGAGAAACGCTTCAGGCAACAGACGCTTCTCTCACGGCAGccgaaggaaggagacgccagCCAGCTCCTCCGGACGACTGTCAGGTTCCGTCTTGCAGAGAAATTGCGCAAAACATCCTCGAGAAAGTCCGCAAAGgcgtcctcgctctccgcgAACTTGGAGAGCAACGCGCTTTTGcacactcttcttctttctcttcttcttctgactcttcttcttctgcatccgACTTGCGTTCTCGTGCTTCCTGCggctctgcgcctcctgctccttcttctgactcttcttctctttcgtcccTGTTCCGTCGCGCTCCCAGTTCTTTCTGCGCGTCTTCGGGAGCGACCTGCAGGGCCGCTGAAGGGGGTCTgcgagctgcatgcacaggaggcggaagtgaagatgaagaaagacATGGAGACGGACCGGAGGGCGGCTGTTCGAAGGCgagcgaagagggagagTATCCAGGCTCGTCTGAAGAAGGATtggcggaggaagagagagtaTGGCATGCATTtctcgagagagcgagagctcCTCCCCAGCTGGTAGCGGTGGCTGTCGGAACGGAGGACGCAGGCGCCGCATTTCTTCGGTCGCAGAAGAGAGCTGCAGCGGCTTCTGgcgtctgcctgtctctgctcgaGTTCGGTG gttctgtgtctctcggtGAGTTGAGAGAGCAGCTCCGGTGTCTAGACGCCTCTCCTGAAGTCGACGGTGTTATTCTACTGTCTCCCGTCGGCCGAACCTCCCGGGtggcgtcgccctcgacttCGGTGTCGTCTCCCGCTCTCTCGTCGAAAGCGGTTTCTTGTCcatcttcgtcctctctatcctcctcgtcctcttcttccccgtcttcctcgtcctcttcttccccgtcttcctcgtcgttttcttcgcctccatcCCCGTCTTTGCCGTACCCTTCATCTGcttcttttgtttcttcaCCTTTGCACGGTCCTCGGTCGTGTGAACGTCGCGATGAAGAGTCCGGAGTCGAAGATCCGCAGACCGGCTTCTCTCAAACGCTGCTTGCGCCCTGCCCGCAGAAAGATatcgactgcatgcaccctgAGAATTACGGCGCGATGGCCATGTTCAGAACGAAGAGAGCACACGACAGCGGCGAGCAACGCCCTGAGACGGCACCTGCTGGCGAGGGAGACTCTCGCGAGACAGCGTCTCGCTTAGCTAGCGCAGgcagtttctctttttcttcttcaccatgcggcgacagacacagcggtgcaggaggaggagaagccaAGAGAGCCGCAGGAGCAGAAGCAACCGAttcaggagacagagatgcaagaaagacagacaaagGGGAGGCCaatgaagacagagaacaaggagaagacagagaacaaggagaagacagagaacaaggagaaggaagagaaggtgcaaggaggaagaaagacaacgaagatggagaagaaaggaagaatgGGTGTCTGTTGCCTGAGATCGGAGCCGAGTCGGGCagtggaagaaagaggagaagactgGAGGCCGTgcagacagagtcggagagaggaacgagaaggcgaaagtcACTGCgtgaagagaggagagagatgaagagacacCTTCGACGAATTCTAAGAGATCTCGAAGATGAGACCGCAGGTCGACTCCTTCCTTTCCCCGCGCCATGTGTGGCTCTAGCCGTACTGGACATTTTGAAAGC ATGGGACATGTCGCTGGCAGGGGCGGCTGTGGCGGTGGTGGGAGCGAGCCCCCGCGTCGGCCAGGCGAttgcgcttcttctgctgcagcGTCAAGCGACGGTCTGTCTTTGTCACAGCCGCACAAGAGATCTGAAGGGAATCTTACTGCGGTCAGACGTCATCATCGCCGCCGCAG GCTCCCCGCACCTGATTTCCAGCGACATGGTCCGGCCGAATGCCGCGGTAATCGACGTCGGTGTGAATGTGCTGGAGAGCTCCATCGAAAAGAAACCGGTCTTCGTTTCGGAGCAAGACACTGGTGAACGCTTCAGGCAAGATGCAGGGAGCTTGCAAGTTAGAGAAGGCTCGCGCGTAGCGGGAGAAGACATGGGGGAGACGAGACCTCGAGCGGAGTGTCGAGAGCGAGGCAGCGttgcgcgagaagagaagcgaggcccagaagaaggaaaaaaggcCGGATTCAcgaaggagatggagagagagcgagttGGAAATGAAAagtcgacgcagaagagaggtgacccgagagagagacaagacttggagaaggaacagagaacgaCCAGTTTAGGCGGAAAACCACAGTTCGGGCCGCGCGCCATAGTAGTGGGAGATGTGGACTTGGACGTGAACAGAAAAACCAAATTCATCACACCTGTCCCCCAAGGCGTCGGACTGGTGACGAGCGCCGTGCTCATGCGCCAGGTCCTCAAAGCAaagcttctgcagcttcttcgcagcttgcaaaaaaatgaaaaaagtgaaaaaaaTGGGGATAATTAa
- a CDS encoding hypothetical protein (encoded by transcript TGME49_257610), producing the protein MEAKVAPRSCELSRGSPRSPPGARRRSASASPKRRLDNQPTCPGPFSSCRSTANGHQVVVAVTERKLPTLSPSSFLPSSSFHLSSLHSPHPSASSPHDLASSRHPFSSPTSSSFSSPSFVLAFCSRAKQAQASAALGEEHLSAASASCITSHRPRGAYVCGETSASAPCVSPTRPSRPKEAPPVISCSSLLSTPASSAWSPASSSASVASPSAPSGLPSPPPPPPAALPPPLTQSAPTARLSSAASSASVVRKPRKTDAGPLPSSVRAGGEQRRATKSERTSPKKACAPSAPRHLPAQVPAPRPPHAPAGRTPHRRRDTDAESAGRLRLLSSTRVFRASPRECRSKRSSFRFPAWPLLWKTPAERRSVPRVLASKKMQDEKNEASPFTSPTSALSSPEALCASGSSPLSPCSSDRSAPLLVQDRPPAVGRKDEGRVKAIDEIPTFRLYAAAPHLPPDLAARSTQCGASAVRPLRDRRPSHLADVCSQNAPVRSPFSRSSNPTTLSVPAASRLNRPRLSPSTCSPHSASSSPASFLSVSASPPTVTGASRLAPRSRVRCDVQSSCGERPHKVRLRVSATAPQRPEVHPAPAVSPQRARAAARTNRLSRVSSGEPLVAWLSRRHDASRRYERLSPLRCSEVPRPSRSPSGARLFQRRASAPSAALNAVYLHQDGFRSLQLAASRRASGTSVGARREAPALGRRDTEGGLRCSLFVAERQGLSRRVSAREGACGGLCALGERRGSERDSSCSAPLWGRQASGWASALERLRQACGEELREDLSRLLEKRGHTSPGMHPFETCWRRVPSCGGRTLSGASVSERRTGSRLREIAEAVASGEFEAWQVEDADNEASDALGSGGVKRALRQTEEKFQGFLCFVVTVGVLLCAVAAGIVAGIVMASSTPSPSGALLRVSFALPSVSDTEEPFRQDSRLDSAWRDEADARNSRDTDATQEIGERRNAGQIGQAGRVRNTGQVGRTAESATKKQASQSTTDISISSLNSLVLLLPPASGDTTDVAGVLTGGFVVTLAVHNQGIKTNFSALLELTYLPANDIGQAASSLCFAPEGSDVHLLPEVSEARSSLSLQSSALSGTSKSLRSSAAALRRLSLSTLDSAGPRETPVGCASTEAESLCRAIWESSFSSSFLLPLAISEGSRESHLGRPALRQVVLDATFTRKLKTLLAQKDSANRRPAARGQDASANANTSANSATASSSLPSSARVCSFPPSSSSSLIPAPAGEQMLAVTPWLDWTGFKGGYNEVTVAVNLNRRIGQSEVSLLEALRRDCALFGRVYVAVALKEVIRNSPLQTGDPENWWSLAFRLPCMRVEGTTPPSQAVAGTRTRASLGRHHRAGVSGAQRAVWVSESEGSLPRKKGDWNEGIERETLVARKKGERGGEGEIGEESEERFERAKASREPHARAAETTWPPRLFIYSAVLGDSRASFKAVLTDVLLRWLKRFPTCMHVIQRLAAESGVKVALPTIIH; encoded by the exons ATGGAGGCTAAAGTCGCCCCGCGGTCCTGCGAGctctctcgcggctctccAAGGTCTCCTCCAGGcgccagacgcagaagtGCCAGCGCGTCTCCGAAGCGGCGCTTGGACAATCAACCGACATGTCCGGGtcccttttcctcttgcCGCTCCACCGCAAACGGCCACCAAGTCGTTGTAGCTGTAACTGAACGCAAACTCCCGACATtgtccccttcttcttttctcccttcctcttctttccacctgtcctctctccacaGTCCTCacccttctgcttcctcgccccACGAtcttgcctcttctcgccatcccttctcttccccgacttcttcctctttctcctctccctcctttgTCCTCGCTTTCTGTTCGCGTGCGAAGCAGGCGCAAGCGTCAGCGGCTCTTGGTGAAGAGCATCTTTCCGcggcctctgcttcttgcaTCACAAGCCATCGACCGCGGGGAGCTTATGTGTGTGGAGAAACGTCTGCATCCGCACCATGCGTCTCCCCAACTCGTCCGAGTCGTCCGAAAGAAGCCCCCCCTGTCatctcttgctcttctcttctctcgacgcccgcttcttctgcttggtcacctgcttcctcctcggcgtctgtcgcctctccatctgcgccttctggcttgccttcgcctccgcctcctccccCTGCCGCGCTGCCGCCTCCTCTCACGCAAAGCGCTCCAACTGCGCGGCTCTCAAGCGCCGcttcctcggcctctgtCGTTCGTAAGCCCCGCAAGACAGACGCTGGCCCCCTGCCAAGTTCTGTCCGCGCCGGAGGGGAGCAAAGACGAGCGacaaaaagcgagagaacgagtCCGAAAAAGGCATGCGCGCCGTCGGCGCCTCGGCACCTCCCTGCACAGGTGCCCGCGCCTCGACCGCCACATGCTCCGGCTGGACGTACACCTCACCGGCGACgcgacacagacgcagagtCCGCGgggcgtcttcgcctcctctcctccactcgAGTCTTCAGAGCTTCTCCACGAGAATGCCGATCGAAGCGAAGCTCCTTTCGTTTCCCTGCCTGGCCGCTTCTGTGGAAGACCCCAGCGGAGAGGCGCTCTGTCCCCAGGGTGCTTGCAAGCAAGAAAATgcaagacgagaagaacgaggctTCCCCCTTCACCTCCCCGACCTCGGCTCTCTCGAGTCCCGAGGCTCTCTGTGCGTCGGGGAGCTCACCTCTATCGCCTTGTTCCTCTGATCGCAGCGCGCCCCTGCTTGTTCAAGACAGGCCGCCCGCCGTTGGACGGAAAGACGAAGGTCGCGTCAAAGCCATCGACGAAATCCCGACCTTCCGACTGTATGCAGCCGCTCCTCACCTCCCGCCCGATCTAGCGGCGCGCTCTACGCAGTGCGGAGCCTCGGCCGTACGTCCACTTCGCGATCGCCGGCCGAGCCACCTGGCGGATGTCTGCTCGCAGAACGCTCCAGTCCGCAGTCCTTTCTCCCGGTCTTCGAACCCCACAACGCTCTCGGTTCCTGCCGCTTCGCGCTTGAATCGGCCGAGACTGTCTCCGTCAACGTGCAGTCCCcattctgcgtcttcctcgcccgcgtcctttctgtctgtctctgcatctcctccCACCGTCACGGGAGCATCCCGGCTagctcctcgctctcgcgtgAGGTGCGACGTCCAATCCTCCTGTGGAGAAAGACCCCACAAAGTCCGGCTGAGAGTCTCCGCCACAGCCCCCCAGCGTCCAGAAGTCCATCCTGcccctgctgtctctccacagcGAGCCAGAGCCGCCGCGCGAACGAACCGCCTGTCTCGGGTGTCTTCCGGCGAGCCGCTTGTCGCTTGGTTATCCAGAAGACACGACGCCTCGCGCAGATACGAGCGGCTGAGTCCGCTCCGTTGCAGCGAGGTCCCCAGGCCTTCCCGCTCGCCCTCCggcgcgcgtctcttccaGAGGCGGGCCTCTGCGCCCTCTGCTGCGCTCAACGCGGTGTACCTACACCAGGACGGTTTCCGGTCGCTGCAGCTAGCTGCTTCGCGCCGGGCCTCAGGGACTTCTGTCGGCGCGCGGCGCGAGGCGCCTGCGCTTGGGCGGAGAGACACTGAGGGCGGTCTCCGCTGCAGCTTGTTTGTGGCCGAGAGACAAGGCCTGTCCAGGCGTGTCTCCGCTCGCGAAGGGGCCTGCGGAGGCCTCTGCGCTCTGGGTgagcggcgaggaagcgagagagactccTCCTGCTCCGCGCCTCTGTGGGGCCGGCAGGCCAGTGGGTGGGCGTCGGCGCTGGAGCGCTTGCGCCAGGCTTGCGGCGAAGAGTTGCGAGAAGacctctcccgcctcctcgagaagcgaggacaTACCTCGCCGGGCATGCATCCCTTCGAGACCTGCTGGCGACGCGTCCCCTCCTGCGGCGGCCGGACCCTCAGTGGGGCGAGTGTCTCGGAGCGACGCACAGGCTCTCGGCTCCGGGAAATTGCAGAGGCAGTTGCAAGCGGAGAATTCGAGGCCTGGCAGGTGGAAGACGCTGATAACGAGGCGTCAGACGCTCTGGGGAGCGGAGGTGTCAAACGCGCTCTTCGTCAGACAG aagaGAAATTCCAGGGGTTCCTTTGCTTCGTCGTCACCGTCGGAGTCCTCTTGtgcgccgtcgccgccgGAATCGTCGCAGGCATCGTCATGGCCTCGTCAACGCCCAGTCCGTCTGGCGcgcttctccgcgtctccttcgctctgccGTCAGTCTCCGATACAGAAGAACCGTTCCGCCAAGACTCCCGACTCGACAGCGcctggagagacgaggccGACGCAAGGAATtccagagacacagacgcgacACAGGAGAtaggcgagagacgcaatGCAGGACAAATCGGTCAGGCAGGCCGAGTGCGAAACACAGGACAAGTAGGACGAACGGCGGAGTCAGCTACTAAAAAACAGGCTTCTCAGTCGACAACGGACATCTCGATCTCGAGTCTCaactctctcgttctcctccttccgcCTGCCTCAGGAGACACAACGGATGTCGCTGGAGTCCTCACAGGGGGCTTTGTCGTGACGCTCGCCGTCCACAACCAAG GGATCAAGACGAACTTCTCGGCGCTTCTGGAACTCACATATCTCCCCGCAAATGACATCGGCCAGGCCGCTTCATCCCTATGCTTCGCACCTGAGGGCTCCGACGTTCACCTGCTACCAGAGGTCAGTGAGGCGCGAAGCTCCCTAAGTCTCCAGTCCAGCGCTCTGTCTGGAACATCGAAGTCACTCCGCAGTTCGGCCGCAGCACTgcgccgcctgtctctctcgactctcgACTCCGCTGGTCCTCGCGAGACTCCCGTCGGCTGTGCAAGCACTGAGGCGGAGAGTCTCTGTCGGGCCATCTGGGagtcctcgttctcctcctcctttctgctcCCTCTCGCCATCTCCGAAGGCTCCCGCGAGAGTCACCTCGGCCGCCCCGCTCTGCGGCAGGTCGTGCTGGATGCTACTTTCACTCGAAAACTGAAAACGTTGCTCGCTCAAAAAGACTCAGCAAACCGTCGCCCAGCCGCCCGAGGCCAAGACGCGTCTGCAAACGCAAATACCTCTGCAAATTCCGCAacggcttcgtcttctcttccttcttctgcccgtgtgtgttctttccccccttcctcttcttcttctcttatCCCTGCTCCCGCAGGCGAGCAGATGTTGGCTGTGACGCCTTGGCTAGACTGGACAGGCTTCAAGGGCGGCTACAACGAAGTGACGGTGGCAGTGAACTTGAATCGGCGAATCGGACAATCCgaggtgtctcttctcgaggCCCTCCGGCGGGACTGTGCTCTCTTCGGCCGCGTCTACGTCGCAGTCGCCTTGAAGGAAGTCATTCGAAATTCTCCCTTGCAAACCGGTGACCCGGAGAACTGGTGGAGCCTcgcctttcgccttccttgcatgcgcgtcgaGGGAACCACACCCCCTTCTCAAGCGGTCGCGGGGACAAGAACACGAGCGTCGCTTGGGAGACACCACCGCGCCGGCGTTTCTGGAGCGCAGAGGGCCGTCTGGGTCTCTGAGTCGGAAggctctcttcctcggaagaaaggagactggaACGAAGGGATTGAACGCGAAACTTTAGTGGcaaggaaaaaaggagagcgcggaggagagggagagataGGCGAGGAAAGTGAAGAACGTTTTGAACGAGCAAAGGCCTCGAGAGAGCCTCACGCGAGAGCAGCGGAAACGACCTGGCCTCCGAGGCTCTTCATTTACAGTGCTGTGCTTGGGGACAGTCGAGCAAGCTTCAAAGCAGTTCTCACCGATGTCCTCCTTAGATGGCTAAAAAGATTCcccacatgcatgcatgtgatCCAGAGACTCGCGGCGGAGTCTGGAGTAAAAGTCGCGCTGCCAACCATCATCCACTGA
- a CDS encoding hypothetical protein (encoded by transcript TGME49_257640), whose amino-acid sequence MEFSPSPTGGLAVQAQALWAALDDLAESDPERYQRFIQEQLHAARGQSQPSSSSAFSSSSSSCSSSCSSSCSSSSSVSRRSTIREQRAESEASSRAAPRSLPPFRPRPGFVIRAQLKISPPQQSKQERSVSSPSAPPLIVELPAGDSTEAAEGAEEAGEAREISETLEYFVNVCSSPLTKAPTRREPPGVCTLPEELDAAFLPISVGVRRLLQKKEKTPLLSSSEKPADAGLERENKSLRRSVPLFLDRDETQETAEPSAGRSSRVCVDVCVHPLVVQRCQLDLRFKFYFSSVCLNRLLPLEQLLLLQREHARQASPLPGLSTSGMPLSAALSDEEARESENSSLASLLQIVQPKACGDKSRGETAAPGFFGDKEREALENIATHAAVTGADPGALARAAGEIAVAPQSIRFPKLLYKGGKEACLHRLQGDCVGESPREKKETPAHEEKSEATQEAKTPHSTKTNEIKSENKREKKEKKEEREKKEKRDERDERDERDEEEGRSRAEVIIPSAEEVERFREEVKRLEEEKRRREEKEAENRDLIAAALKAREGAAQTRRRDHHQSGAVEGGKGSGAPAPLIQVLAEEAFPVEEESDDTEEQETRRQTERNEEKAKKKEEEEADKGEPNPTKQGADEFYMNQVSTRRLHSRATAFSSDCHPPQHSASLASSSPSSLSSSSSPSSSSSCSSSCSSSCSSSRPPAEAESAEAPGAPLWRVVHRSRERSAEKGEREEAIREVCVCFSRPVDPLSLEVAGSEREIEVAGCFSASDGATRAGEDLSESARSFCIRIPLPYAVDPEKVDARLKKKKNLLTLLCKPTDPEARSEKGRE is encoded by the exons ATGGagttttctccgtctccgacCGGCGGCCTCGCGGTCCAGGCTCAAGCGCTCTGGGCGGCGCTCGACGACCTCGCAGAGAGTGACCCAGAAAGATATCAACGTTTCATTCAAGAGCAATTGCATGCAGCCAGAGGACAGAGCcagccgtcttcttcttcggccttttcttcctcttcttcctcttgttcttcctcttgttcttcctcttgttcttcctcttcttctgtgtctcgcagAAGCACGAtaagagagcagagagcagagagcgaggcatCATCCCGCGCGGCTCCGCGTTCGCTGCCACCGTTTCGCCCTCGGCCAGGCTTCGTCATTCGTGCTCAGCTGAAGATCTCACCCCCCCAGCAGAGCAAGCAGGaacgctctgtctcctcgccttctgcgccgCCACTGATCGTCGAACTCCCTGCGGGGGACTCCACcgaggcagcagaaggcgccgaagaagctggagaggcgcgagagatCTCGGAGACGCTCGAGTACTTCGTGAACGTCTGCTCCTCGCCACTCACCAAGGCGCCGACCCGCAGAGAGCCcccaggtgtctgtacactgcCGGAGGAGCTGGACGCGGCGTTTTTGCCCATCAGTGTCGGGGTGCGCCGccttctgcagaagaaggagaagactcctctcttgtcttcgtcGGAGAAACCCGCAGACGCAGGTCTCGAAAGGGAGAATAAATCTCTGCGGCGCTCTGTGCCGCTCTTTCTCGATCGCgacgagacgcaggagacagcggaaccATCTGCGGGGCGGAGCTCGCGAGTCTGTGTGGACGTCTGCGTGCATCCCCTCGTGGTGCAGAGATGCCAGCTGGATCTTCGGTTCAAGTTTTacttttcctctgtttgtctgaatcgtcttcttcctctcgagcagctccttctccttcagagAGAGCACGCGAGGCAGGCGTCGCCCCTACCGGGCCTCTCCACCTCCGGAATGCCGCTGTCGGCGGCGCTCTccgacgaggaggcgagagaaagcgagaactcttctctcgcttcgctgctGCAGATCGTCCAGCCCAAGGCTTGTGGGGACAAGAGCCGCGGGGAGACAGCAGCTCCAGGATTCTtcggagacaaggagagagaggccctCGAGAACATCGCGACTCACGCCGCCGTCACAGGCGCAGACCCCGGTGCCCTCGCCCGCGCCGCGGGTGAGATTGCCGTTGCGCCGCAGTCGATTCGATTCCCCAAGCTGCTCTAcaaaggaggaaaggaggcGTGTCTCCACCGGCTTCAAGGCGACTGCGTGGGCGAGTctcctcgagagaaaaaggagactcCCGCGCATGAAGAGAAGTCCGAAGCAActcaggaagcgaagaccCCACACAGCACCAAGACAAACGAGAtcaagagcgagaacaagagagagaagaaagagaagaaagaggagagggagaagaaagagaagagagacgagagagatgagagagatgagagagacgaggaggaggggCGCTCGAGGGCCGAAGTGATTATTCCGTCGGCAGAAGAAGTAGAGAGGTTTCGagaggaagtgaagagactggaggaagagaaacggagaagggaggagaaggaggcggagaacAGAGACCTTATTGCCGCAGCGCTCAAGGCGAGGGAAGGTGCGGCGCAGACACGGCGGCGAGACCACCATCAGAGCGGTGCAGTAGAGGGGGGCAAGGGAAGCGGAGCGCCTGCGCCTTTGATTCAAGTTCTCGCGGAGGAGGCATTCCctgtggaagaagagagcgacgacacGGAGGAACAAGAAACTCGACGACAGACTGAGAGGAAtgaggaaaaggcgaagaaaaaggaagaggaggaagctgACAAAGGAGAACCAAACCCAACGAAACAGGGTGCCGATGAATTCTACATGAATCAGGTCTCCACAAGACGCCTTCACTCTCGAGCAACAGCTTTCTCTTCCGACTGCCACCCTCCACAAcattctgcttctcttgcatcttcttcaccgtcttcgttatcttcttcttcctctccttcctcgtcttcttcctgctcttcgtcatgctcttcttcctgctcttcttctcgcccgcCTGCGGAGGCTGAGTCTGCTGAGGCACCCGGGGCTCCGCTGTGGCGAGTTGTGCACCGGAGTCGAGAGCGGTCggcggagaagggagagagagaagaagcgattCGAGAGGTTTGTGTGTGCTTCTCCCGCCCGGTCGATCCCCTCTCTCTGGAAGTTGCAGGAAGTGAGCGAGAGATCGAAGTTGCTGgatgcttctctgcttcagaCGGCGCGACGCGTGCAGGAGAAGACCTGTCGGAGTCGGCCAGGTCCTTCTGCATTCGCATTCCACTGCCTTACGCAGTGGACCCAGAAAAg GTGGACGCGCgcctgaaaaagaaaaagaatcTCCTCACGCTGCTTTGCAAGCCCACGGACCCGGAGGCCAGATcagaaaaaggcagagaatAG
- a CDS encoding hypothetical protein (encoded by transcript TGME49_257650) translates to MAGKSLEARCLLTMKRRFVASPVCYKSFLPSSLLSSLSSPSHSAYPPSASPSSSSSHSLSCPPHSLSSPFSLSSRSLSSSSPLRSSPSSSRSSPASSSSSPPSPAFPAGSVVSAFCASSLAAVFALPGALSGLGRDRLWACVSSRSVSFKNRAEWRAFMRLPPKSRVEPRRPIPRIFPWRMAHNPLPRRYPLYKHRTLFLPLSLPSYSPQPAISGVAVAPLTITTNAAQLPRTLLLQSAVRQLRPLSAPQSPSPSSPQSSPSQASSEPSFPLNLPGVLREGGLRRREGARSSSWLASLATSLQDDAAQLAGQCFPSASPNISRPASCAFAGTFLAVYSSDEFPAICVVREALGRVAPGVRLALRQEAGEGLLKIFRDDGMAVFVKDEVNRLDRTRKTALAKREAGRAAVQSILLACGVAVG, encoded by the exons ATGGCGGGGAAGAGCCTGGAGGCTCGCTGCCTCCTCACCATGAAGAGAAggttcgtcgcctctccagttTGCTACAaatcctttcttccttcatctcttctgtcttcactttcttctccttctcactCTGCCTATCCtccctccgcttctccttcttcttcttcttctcactctctctcttgtccaCCTCACTCCctgtcctctcctttctcgctctcttctcgctctctttcttcttcttctcctcttcgctcttctccttcgtcttctcgctcttctcctgcttcttccagttcgtctcctccctcgcctgCGTTTCCTGCGGGGTCTGTtgtgtctgctttctgtgcttcttcactcgctgctgtcttcgctctcccgggcgctctctctggactcgggagagacaggctctgggcttgtgtctcttcgcgctctgtctccttcaagAACCGCGCCGAGTGGCGCGCCTTCATGCGCCTTCCGCC GAAATCTCGAGTGGAGCCCCGGCGCCCAATTCCGCGCATCTTTCCTTGGCGCATGGCTCATAATCCCTTGCCTAGGCGGTACCCTCTGTACAAACATCGAacgctttttcttcctctctctctgccctcttACTCCCCGCAGCCGGCCATCTCAGGTGTCGCTGTTGCTCCTCTCACCATCACAACCAATGCTGCTCAGCTTCCGCGAACTTTGCTTTTGCAAAGTGCCGTCCGGCAACTGCGTccgctctctgctcctcagtcgccgtctccttcttctccgcagtcgtcgccttctcagGCTTCCTCGGAGCCGTCGTTTCCGTTGAACTTGCCTGGCGTTCTTCGGGAAGGGGGTCTgcgcaggcgagaaggcgctcgctcttcttcctggctTGCCTCGCTGGCGACTTCGCTCCAGGACGACGCGGCGCAGCTCGCCGGACAGTGCTTCCCGAGTGCgtctccgaatataagccgaccCGCGAGCTGCGCCTTCGCGGGGACGTTTCTTGCGGTCTACTCGTCAGACGAGTTTCCGGCGATCTGCGTCGTGCGCGAGGCTCTGGGGAGAGTTGCGCCTGGCGTCCGGCTGGCTCTGCGGCAAGAGGCGGGTGAGGGCCTTCTGAAGATCTTTCGTGACGACGGCATGGCGGTGTTTGTCAAAGACGAGGTGAATCGCCTGGACAGAACTCGGAAAACTG CTCtcgcaaagagagaggcgggcAGGGCCGCGGTGCAGAGcattcttctcgcctgcggAGTCGCCGTTGGTTAG